Genomic DNA from Trypanosoma brucei brucei TREU927 chromosome 9, whole genome shotgun sequence:
TGATGTGAGCTTCCCATCAGCATTCACCATAATCCCTGACACCTCGTCACGGTACGAGTAACCTTTGGGACCATCATACACCGCTTCTGGTGCATTGGGAACATACTCTGGCGCGAACTCCCGTTTGTAGTACCGCTGGCGATTGAGCTCAATATTATCTAATATATCGTTGCTTCGGCTTGTTTCGCCCATTCGACCAAACATCACGGCAGTGCAGGCAGCCACGATGATTGTACCACGCCATTTTATCCACACAGAACGGAACGGTCCATCCTCACCGTAGCGAGAGAGCAAACTGGCATCTTCGATACCCATCCACCAGGCCTTGAGCCGCGTGAACGGACTAATGAAGCGCCGTCGCCTACCCACTTGCCAGAACCTCAGCACTGACATGGGACTTCTTTTGCATAGCGCCCGCAAAGAGttagaggaggggaaaaagggaagtgcAGTACATCTGTAGCACCGGATGCCACTGGAAGGTACAGAGAAGGTAAGGACCTTCCGAGAGGTTTCGGTGCCGCGGCACGGAATCAACTTCACGGCCCAAAATTTCCGTTTGCAAATGAAGCctccaaacaacaacaaagatgAGAAAGGGCCACATAGTAACCAGTTAGACACCGACACATCCAACCCCCTccctgaaaaaaagaaaaaaacattgcAACCAGCACGCatttaaaggaaaggaaaaaagcaaaggaaaaacatTGAGATGAAGACGCATCTCGCATTTCCCGCTCACGTTAAATACACaaacatttcccttttcctccaccgTTATTCCGTTCGCGTTTACATATTCAATTACATTTTCTTCCATATTATTCTCTGTACAGCTGAGGGGTGGAGAAaggaagcacacacacacccccGCAGTCTCTACTAATTAGTTGGTGTAAAGTGAAAGATAACAACACTGGTGATAATTATGGGGGTCACTCCTGTCAATAGATGCGCCACCTTCTCATACAGGTATCGTGTTTCCAGCTCCtaaactttttttaaaaaaaacctgTACCCTTTCCACACGCATCGAAGCAACCATTGGCTTAAAGCTTGCTCCTCTCCCTTTGGACTCCACCACGATCATTGTACTTTTGTTTGAAAGACATACACAGCTCCACTTCACGCCTGCTACCCATAAAAACGGGAGCACGCTGGTGAATTTCCTTCGGAACGACATCAAGCAACCGCCCGTCGCCCGTCAACGCCAAGCCACCTGCTTGTTCAATAAGGAACGCCATGGGTGCAGCCTCATACATGAGCCGTAACTTCCCTCCTGGTTTCTTCTTATCCCCCGGGTAGCAGAAGATCCCGCCATATAACAGGGTCCGGTGGATGTCCGCAACCATAGAACCAATATAGCGAGCGGTGTACgccttttctccttcgttTTTGATATGATGCAAATATTGCTTGAACCACGCGTCCCAGTGACGGAGGTTACCTTCGTTCACACTGTAAATGGGTCGTGATTGTGGAAGTGTGATGTTTGGATGGGTGTGGATGAACTCACCAACAGTCGTGTCAAGCGTAAAGCCGTTTACACCACTGCCAGTGGTAATAACAAGGTTGGTAGCGGTACCGTACATGGCATAACCTGAGGAAACGAGGTATCTTCCTGAGAGGCGCGGGAGCACCTTAAGAGCGTCTTTTGTAGTTCGCACTTTCGTTCCCTTCGGTAGGCACCAGATGCCCCACACTGAGCCAATAGATATGTTTGCGTCGATATTACTGCTGCCGTCCAGAGGGTCAAAGAATACAACGTAGTCGCCCTGCTGTCCGGAACTGACTACCACAATTGACTCGTCCTCCTCACTCCCCATGAAAGACACGCTGGCAGAGGACATCAGGTAAGCCTTGAAGGCGTTATTTGCAACCACGTCTAACTTCGCCTGCTCGTCACCCGTGGCGTTGGCCCGTCCATCATTAAGATGACCAAAGAGACCTTGCGCACCTGCGCTGCGGATGTTCATCTCAATCACTTTTACGGACGTTTGAATCGCCATCATGAGTAATGTGAACGCCCCACGGCTGCCCTTTGGTTGGTTATGCATTAAGAACTGCATCAACGTGGAGGGGACGCGGCTGTAGTCAGGCATTGCAAATCTGGGAAGAGTGGTGTCGTTAATGAAATTGAAAAACagtcgcaaaaaaaaaaagaaaaagcgtaTGCGTATGCGTATGCGTAGCTTAAAAATTACATCCATTTGTTTTCGCGCCAACGCATACGGGTTCGTGGTGACCAAAACAAGAAGTCGTTGAAGATACGGTtttcaaggaaagaaagagatgggaggaaaagaaaaaagttagtacacaaacacatgcacGCGAACGCACAAAAGGAGCGGCAAGGGCAGATACACAAACGCAcagatgaaaaggaagagaacgaAAAATAAGATCGAGTGATGGGAAGGACTGCTATCGAAGCAGCGA
This window encodes:
- a CDS encoding fructose-1,6-bisphosphate cytosolic gives rise to the protein MPDYSRVPSTLMQFLMHNQPKGSRGAFTLLMMAIQTSVKVIEMNIRSAGAQGLFGHLNDGRANATGDEQAKLDVVANNAFKAYLMSSASVSFMGSEEDESIVVVSSGQQGDYVVFFDPLDGSSNIDANISIGSVWGIWCLPKGTKVRTTKDALKVLPRLSGRYLVSSGYAMYGTATNLVITTGSGVNGFTLDTTVGEFIHTHPNITLPQSRPIYSVNEGNLRHWDAWFKQYLHHIKNEGEKAYTARYIGSMVADIHRTLLYGGIFCYPGDKKKPGGKLRLMYEAAPMAFLIEQAGGLALTGDGRLLDVVPKEIHQRAPVFMGSRREVELCMSFKQKYNDRGGVQRERSKL